The Kitasatospora sp. NBC_01287 genome contains a region encoding:
- a CDS encoding IS5 family transposase: MPNQFSTPGAGESTALTPGCDCYVHLYGAIGEGHRAPRYDSDMTDAEWAVIRGAMPMPAWLEGKGGRPEAHCHRGVIDAVRYLVDNGVKWRNLPADYPFWRAVYDFFRRWRRHGYIRELYQRLRRTERKKQGKATEPSAGIIDSQSVDGSETCPATSRGFDGGKLRDGRKRHVLTDTGGLLLEVTVTAANVHDSKAAPELLEAFMAEPGRLLELVWTDSAYQGQELADAFAAHGVRVEVVKRTDGTKGFRVLARRWVVERTLGWLSRSRRLNRDHERRDDHHVQMVWWAASITLGRRMARQRLHWPEFRPHRLPAPGPARG; the protein is encoded by the coding sequence TTGCCCAACCAGTTCAGCACTCCCGGTGCCGGCGAGTCCACTGCGCTCACTCCGGGGTGTGACTGCTACGTGCACCTGTACGGGGCGATCGGGGAGGGGCACCGCGCGCCGCGCTACGACAGCGACATGACGGACGCCGAATGGGCGGTGATCCGCGGCGCGATGCCGATGCCCGCCTGGCTGGAGGGGAAGGGCGGACGCCCTGAGGCGCACTGCCACCGGGGGGTGATCGACGCGGTGCGCTATCTGGTCGACAATGGCGTCAAGTGGCGCAATCTGCCTGCGGACTACCCCTTCTGGCGGGCGGTGTACGACTTCTTCCGCCGCTGGCGCCGCCACGGCTACATCCGCGAGCTCTACCAGCGCTTGCGCCGCACCGAGCGCAAGAAGCAGGGCAAGGCGACGGAGCCGAGCGCGGGCATCATCGACTCTCAGTCCGTGGACGGCTCGGAGACCTGTCCGGCCACCTCACGCGGCTTCGACGGCGGCAAGCTGCGCGACGGGCGCAAGCGCCACGTCCTGACCGACACCGGCGGACTGCTGCTGGAGGTCACCGTCACCGCGGCCAACGTGCACGACTCCAAGGCCGCCCCGGAGTTGCTCGAGGCATTCATGGCCGAGCCCGGACGGCTGCTCGAACTCGTGTGGACGGACTCCGCCTACCAGGGCCAGGAACTGGCCGACGCCTTCGCCGCGCACGGGGTGAGAGTGGAGGTGGTCAAGCGCACCGACGGAACCAAGGGGTTCAGGGTACTGGCGCGCAGGTGGGTGGTGGAGCGCACGCTCGGCTGGCTCTCGCGCTCGCGGCGCCTGAACCGCGACCACGAGCGCCGCGACGACCACCACGTGCAGATGGTGTGGTGGGCCGCCTCGATCACCCTCGGCCGGCGGATGGCCCGCCAGCGCCTGCACTGGCCCGAGTTCCGCCCGCACCGGCTCCCCGCGCCGGGCCCGGCGCGGGGATGA
- a CDS encoding site-specific integrase — translation MQEGDAVFVGPGFRIDPLLCRFGQSSVFRGYERETRRNYATDIVLLLTSLSARGRHWTDASEKDLKDYGTWRLDAPSNPARVGNSKWNRELAAFTALYKWAKDQGYVSASPVTMRQVTDTRGGTREVPDGLKKPMVSDMHWLTPRTWRLWTDIGLRGHTRDGDVEPDWLGRLEDRNTAFVRLAVSSGLRRQEGGSLLTFEVPGTRLGNSRYCRGRVSGAVTRSKASRTFYCSTEAVRDIESYVESSRAWAVRKAQARGRYDELTNVRLVTEVTQGPKRKVRWRDRDGVLFEGLLDSLTWRERAMLFTEGPDGPEPLWLWLNEAGLPFQPHSWEAVFRTANQRCRAALEPLADQRRDPHRVYSPYATVHGARHSMALFMLVVLNSLLDRRFGLSPKERRDFALLYGDPWHLVQGLLGHATRQVTVETYLAPVRHLQLEALLAEADEPLSAPLPDLDGLFTRVAREGDGIQDIEDRLTPRQAGVAS, via the coding sequence ATGCAGGAGGGGGATGCGGTATTCGTTGGGCCGGGTTTCCGGATCGATCCGCTGCTGTGCCGTTTCGGGCAGTCCTCGGTCTTCCGGGGATATGAGCGGGAGACGCGGCGGAATTACGCAACGGACATTGTTCTGCTTCTGACCTCTCTGTCCGCGCGGGGCCGGCACTGGACGGATGCGAGCGAGAAGGATCTGAAGGATTACGGGACGTGGCGGCTGGACGCGCCGTCGAACCCGGCGCGGGTGGGCAACTCGAAGTGGAACCGGGAGCTGGCGGCGTTCACGGCCCTGTACAAGTGGGCCAAGGACCAGGGGTACGTGTCGGCGAGTCCGGTGACGATGCGCCAGGTTACCGACACCCGGGGTGGCACGCGGGAGGTTCCGGACGGGCTGAAGAAGCCGATGGTGTCGGACATGCACTGGCTGACGCCGCGTACGTGGCGGCTGTGGACGGACATCGGCCTGCGCGGTCACACCCGGGACGGGGACGTAGAGCCGGACTGGCTGGGGCGGCTGGAGGATCGGAACACCGCGTTCGTGCGGCTGGCGGTGTCCTCAGGGCTGCGGCGCCAGGAAGGCGGTTCGCTGCTGACATTCGAGGTCCCCGGCACGCGGCTGGGCAACAGCCGCTACTGCCGCGGGCGGGTGTCGGGGGCGGTTACACGCTCGAAGGCATCGCGGACGTTCTACTGCTCGACCGAGGCGGTGCGCGACATCGAGTCGTACGTGGAGTCCTCGCGGGCCTGGGCAGTGCGCAAGGCCCAGGCCCGTGGCCGCTACGACGAGCTGACGAATGTGCGGCTGGTCACCGAGGTGACCCAGGGGCCCAAGCGCAAGGTTCGTTGGAGGGACCGGGACGGCGTCCTCTTCGAGGGGTTGCTGGACTCGTTGACCTGGCGGGAGCGGGCGATGCTGTTCACCGAGGGTCCCGACGGTCCGGAGCCGTTGTGGCTGTGGCTGAACGAGGCTGGGCTGCCGTTCCAGCCGCACTCGTGGGAGGCGGTGTTCCGCACTGCGAACCAGCGCTGCCGGGCGGCGTTGGAACCGCTGGCCGATCAACGGCGCGACCCGCACAGGGTCTACTCGCCCTACGCCACCGTGCACGGAGCGCGTCACAGCATGGCTCTGTTCATGCTGGTGGTGCTGAACTCGCTGCTGGACAGGCGCTTTGGGCTGAGTCCGAAGGAACGCCGGGATTTCGCCCTTCTCTACGGCGATCCGTGGCACCTGGTGCAGGGGCTGTTGGGCCATGCGACCCGGCAGGTCACGGTCGAGACGTATCTCGCGCCGGTGCGGCACCTGCAGCTGGAAGCCCTGCTGGCGGAGGCCGATGAGCCCTTGTCGGCGCCGTTGCCGGATCTGGACGGGCTGTTCACGAGGGTGGCTCGGGAAGGGGATGGCATCCAGGACATCGAGGATCGTCTGACGCCCCGCCAGGCGGGGGTCGCGTCGTGA
- a CDS encoding chitin binding peritrophin-A domain-containing protein, with the protein MPPISTRRRMAVLLASTALSAAAATGSSAAATVHTAVPRIAAADGCDGHSHGDLYPDESDAGAFYQCSWGNAYHFKCPSILHFNDTIKVCDWPENAGNPYPIADQFSDTAGPAASGAAPNTVRATRTTRPAAGIDLGGQINYSIAITSPQPHTAAHIQFSYPAGLSWVGGQDCFHYTPGQVDCMVYPAANGFPASTFTLQAGLLDLGSQTVTAHVVATDPPAATPIPDTSLTCTAVTGSVVIC; encoded by the coding sequence ATGCCCCCGATCTCGACTCGTCGCCGAATGGCCGTGCTGCTGGCGAGCACCGCCCTGAGCGCGGCCGCGGCCACCGGATCCAGCGCCGCGGCCACCGTCCACACCGCCGTGCCGCGCATCGCCGCTGCCGACGGGTGCGACGGCCACAGCCACGGTGACCTGTACCCGGACGAGTCCGATGCCGGAGCGTTCTACCAGTGCTCCTGGGGAAACGCCTATCACTTCAAGTGTCCGTCGATCCTGCACTTCAACGACACGATCAAGGTCTGTGACTGGCCCGAGAACGCTGGCAATCCCTATCCGATCGCCGACCAGTTCTCCGACACTGCCGGGCCCGCCGCCTCCGGCGCGGCCCCCAACACCGTCCGCGCCACCCGCACCACCCGCCCGGCTGCCGGTATCGACCTGGGCGGGCAGATCAACTACAGCATCGCGATCACCAGCCCGCAGCCGCACACCGCTGCCCACATCCAGTTCAGCTACCCGGCCGGCCTGTCCTGGGTCGGCGGGCAGGACTGCTTCCACTACACGCCCGGCCAGGTGGACTGCATGGTCTACCCAGCCGCGAACGGCTTCCCCGCCTCCACCTTCACCCTCCAGGCCGGCCTGCTGGACCTCGGCTCGCAGACCGTGACCGCCCACGTCGTGGCCACCGACCCGCCCGCCGCCACCCCGATCCCCGACACCAGCCTGACGTGCACCGCCGTGACCGGCAGCGTCGTCATCTGCTGA
- a CDS encoding YidB family protein: MSEQASRNSIDALSPSREIDGISLSMVTEGALKESTRMLQEMHRLDLPGIRSANVQSWVGTEANEPLTSSEVITILGQDTLAEVAEKTGADTGELADYVAEQLPVLIDQISPDGQITSDPEVFNQAFTEFENNAPFAVPTARIGMAAVRPAEFIILQFTQEVGQG, encoded by the coding sequence ATGTCGGAGCAGGCATCTAGGAATTCGATCGACGCGCTCTCCCCGAGCCGAGAAATCGACGGGATCTCCCTGAGCATGGTCACCGAGGGCGCGCTGAAGGAGTCCACCAGGATGCTGCAGGAGATGCACAGGCTTGACCTCCCGGGGATTCGATCGGCCAACGTGCAGTCCTGGGTTGGGACGGAGGCCAACGAGCCGCTCACGTCCTCCGAGGTCATCACGATCCTCGGCCAGGACACCCTTGCTGAGGTTGCCGAGAAGACCGGGGCCGACACCGGAGAACTCGCGGACTATGTGGCCGAGCAGCTGCCGGTGCTGATCGACCAGATCTCCCCCGACGGGCAGATCACGAGCGACCCTGAGGTGTTCAACCAGGCGTTCACCGAGTTCGAGAACAACGCCCCGTTCGCGGTGCCCACCGCCCGGATCGGGATGGCCGCGGTGCGACCCGCCGAGTTCATCATCCTGCAGTTCACGCAGGAAGTGGGCCAGGGCTAG
- the cyaY gene encoding iron donor protein CyaY, with protein MDNAEFRQLADQLILHVEQKLDSIEGDADIDCENDGSTMTLTFKSDKQNKIVITRHEDTRQIGLATKTNSYHFDYTNGSWIDARSKKSFLTLLSEAATVQAGQEINFN; from the coding sequence ATGGACAACGCAGAGTTTCGCCAGTTGGCTGACCAGTTGATACTGCACGTTGAACAGAAGCTGGACAGTATCGAGGGCGACGCCGATATCGACTGCGAGAACGACGGCTCCACCATGACGCTGACCTTCAAAAGCGACAAGCAGAACAAGATCGTGATCACCCGTCACGAAGACACACGGCAGATCGGGTTGGCGACGAAGACGAACTCCTACCACTTCGACTACACGAACGGCAGCTGGATCGATGCCCGATCCAAGAAGAGCTTCCTCACGCTGCTCTCGGAGGCGGCCACCGTCCAAGCAGGCCAGGAGATCAACTTCAACTGA
- a CDS encoding IS481 family transposase codes for MELQSGSPQRSETGRLRLARCVVEDGWPLRRAAERFQVSPTTAKRWADRYRALGEAGMDDRSSRPHHSPRRTPTRTERRIIKVRVLRRWGPARIAYLLGLNPATVHRVLTRYRLARLTHLDRATGRAIRRYEHDAPGDLVHVDIKKLGNIPDGGGHQVLGRQAGRKTRSGTGYSYLHNAVDDHSRLAYSEILTDERKETAAAFWTRAQDFFAQAGITVQRVLTDNGSCYKSHPWRDVLAAAGITHKRTRPYRPQTNGKVERFNRTLLDEWAYARPYRTEQERRDAYPAWLHTYNHHRGHTALKGQSPASRVPNLTGQNI; via the coding sequence ATCGAGCTACAGAGCGGTTCACCACAACGCTCTGAGACCGGACGCCTGCGCCTGGCCCGATGCGTGGTCGAGGACGGCTGGCCGCTGCGCCGGGCCGCCGAACGCTTCCAGGTCTCGCCCACCACGGCCAAGCGCTGGGCGGACCGCTACCGGGCCCTGGGCGAGGCCGGCATGGACGACCGGTCCAGCCGCCCGCACCACAGCCCGCGCCGCACCCCGACCCGCACCGAGCGCCGGATCATCAAGGTCCGCGTCCTGCGCCGCTGGGGACCGGCCCGCATCGCCTACCTGCTGGGGCTCAACCCCGCCACCGTCCACCGGGTCCTGACCCGCTACCGCCTCGCCCGCCTCACCCACCTCGACCGCGCCACCGGCCGCGCCATCCGCCGCTACGAACACGACGCACCAGGCGATTTGGTCCACGTCGACATCAAAAAGCTCGGCAACATCCCCGACGGCGGCGGCCACCAGGTGCTCGGCCGCCAGGCCGGCCGCAAGACCCGCTCCGGCACCGGCTACAGCTACCTCCACAACGCCGTCGACGACCACTCCCGCCTCGCCTACAGCGAGATCCTGACCGACGAGCGCAAGGAGACCGCCGCCGCGTTCTGGACCCGAGCCCAGGACTTCTTCGCCCAGGCCGGGATCACCGTCCAGCGCGTGCTGACCGACAACGGCTCCTGCTACAAGTCCCACCCCTGGCGGGACGTCCTGGCCGCCGCCGGGATCACCCACAAACGAACCCGGCCCTACCGGCCACAGACCAACGGCAAGGTCGAACGCTTCAACCGCACCCTGCTCGACGAATGGGCCTACGCCAGGCCCTACCGCACCGAGCAGGAACGACGCGACGCCTACCCCGCCTGGCTCCACACCTACAATCACCACCGCGGACACACCGCGCTCAAGGGCCAATCACCCGCCAGCCGCGTCCCCAACCTCACGGGTCAGAACATCTAG
- a CDS encoding cold shock domain-containing protein — MSDKKTGLVKWFDAGKGFGFISPADGSKDVFVHFSAIQGNDYKTLEEGQKVEFSVEQGQKGPSAVNVVAI; from the coding sequence GTGTCGGACAAGAAGACGGGTCTGGTCAAGTGGTTCGACGCAGGGAAGGGCTTCGGCTTCATCTCGCCAGCTGACGGGAGCAAGGACGTGTTCGTCCACTTCTCAGCGATCCAAGGCAACGACTACAAGACCCTGGAGGAGGGCCAGAAAGTCGAGTTCTCGGTCGAGCAGGGCCAGAAGGGACCGAGCGCCGTAAACGTCGTCGCCATCTGA
- a CDS encoding integrase: MTTALEVDPYLLPMPRPDSPVVLARWISAGNTHPASAYRDPRWSLGPLIDNPSKSIEGLHWKNCPQEFQDQLRLIAWTMINGELRPTHLRNRARAARGRVSPGRMLATARLWMRLARWLRERGITDLGHCTADLWREYGATLLAAGRSRARVETLLVQLTSLWAFDQLSAHPCGIARPPWDAEGADDFLPAAGGAGSGGENSREPVTAEVMGPLLVWAIRMVEDLSEDILNAWAEARRLSAAAAAGRANAQGKAALERYLLALVRDGAPVPATRNCGATRFAASFVAATTGASVQQVHRAAARYDLPRLAAERPGPCVLGTAVTGRIAGRPWCEHLDFHQAAALMRHLGTAAALTCLYLTGMRVEEALGMRSGCCPDPQPDADGRTGRHLIRSRHYKTVVDQDGYHVSGGAERDLPWVAITPVVRAIRVLERIVPNGALLFDARTHDFAGSRSYTGSLKPTSLRRRIEDFTAWANLTAAAHGLTDQAIPADPHGAVAPARLRRTLAWHIARRPGGLVALAIQYGHLRTMLDTRTANGYGSRSRNGLHSVLDIETALSAAETAAGLRDRILAGERISGVAARQALLAAHDTPHFEGRLVKPTFAARFLARDGAVLHDNPDAYLICVYRRDTALCARTPRDTAPTLNACVPGCSNAVRTDTHAYGLRERARSIDQVAAHAPPGVRDRLHRTAERLRAAADTHDHNAFTPGSDT, encoded by the coding sequence GTGACCACAGCCCTGGAGGTGGATCCCTACCTGTTGCCCATGCCGCGCCCGGACAGCCCGGTCGTCCTGGCCCGCTGGATCTCCGCCGGCAACACCCACCCCGCCTCGGCCTACCGCGACCCCCGCTGGAGCCTGGGTCCGCTCATTGACAACCCCAGCAAATCGATCGAGGGCCTGCACTGGAAGAACTGCCCGCAGGAGTTCCAGGACCAGCTGCGCCTGATCGCCTGGACGATGATCAACGGCGAGCTGCGGCCAACCCACCTGCGCAACCGGGCACGGGCGGCGCGGGGCCGGGTCTCCCCGGGGCGGATGCTGGCCACCGCACGCCTGTGGATGAGGCTGGCCCGGTGGCTTCGCGAGCGCGGCATCACCGACCTGGGCCACTGCACGGCGGACCTGTGGCGCGAGTACGGCGCCACGCTGCTGGCCGCGGGCCGGTCCCGTGCCCGCGTGGAGACGTTGCTGGTCCAGCTGACCAGCCTGTGGGCGTTCGACCAGCTCAGCGCGCACCCGTGCGGGATCGCGCGGCCCCCCTGGGACGCGGAGGGAGCCGATGACTTCCTGCCCGCGGCCGGCGGCGCGGGATCAGGCGGGGAGAACAGCCGCGAACCGGTCACCGCCGAGGTCATGGGGCCGTTGCTGGTCTGGGCGATCCGGATGGTCGAGGACCTGTCCGAGGACATCCTCAACGCCTGGGCCGAGGCCCGCCGCCTGTCAGCCGCGGCCGCGGCTGGCCGCGCGAACGCGCAGGGCAAGGCCGCTCTGGAGCGGTACCTGCTGGCGCTGGTGCGCGACGGAGCCCCGGTGCCCGCGACCCGCAACTGCGGCGCCACCCGCTTCGCCGCCTCGTTCGTAGCGGCCACGACCGGCGCGAGCGTGCAGCAGGTGCACCGGGCCGCCGCCCGCTACGACCTGCCTCGCCTGGCCGCCGAGCGTCCGGGGCCGTGCGTGCTGGGCACCGCGGTGACCGGCCGAATCGCGGGCCGTCCCTGGTGCGAGCACCTGGACTTCCACCAGGCCGCCGCGCTGATGCGGCACCTGGGCACCGCCGCCGCGCTCACCTGCCTGTACCTGACCGGCATGCGCGTCGAGGAGGCCCTGGGCATGCGCTCGGGATGCTGCCCCGATCCACAGCCCGACGCCGACGGCCGCACCGGCCGGCACCTGATCCGCAGCCGGCACTACAAGACCGTCGTCGACCAGGACGGCTACCACGTCTCCGGCGGCGCCGAGCGCGACCTGCCTTGGGTGGCCATCACCCCAGTCGTGCGAGCCATCCGCGTCCTGGAACGCATCGTCCCCAACGGCGCGCTGCTGTTCGACGCACGCACCCACGACTTCGCGGGATCCCGCTCCTACACCGGCTCCCTCAAACCCACCTCGCTGCGCCGGCGGATCGAGGACTTCACCGCGTGGGCGAACCTGACCGCCGCCGCGCACGGCCTGACCGACCAGGCCATCCCCGCCGATCCGCACGGCGCGGTGGCCCCGGCCCGCCTGCGCCGCACCCTGGCCTGGCACATCGCCCGCCGCCCCGGCGGCCTGGTCGCTCTCGCCATCCAGTACGGCCACCTACGCACGATGCTCGACACCCGCACCGCTAACGGATATGGCTCGCGTTCACGCAACGGCCTGCACAGCGTCCTGGACATCGAGACCGCGCTGAGTGCCGCCGAGACGGCCGCCGGGCTGCGGGACCGCATCCTCGCCGGCGAGAGGATCTCCGGGGTGGCCGCCCGACAGGCACTTCTGGCCGCCCACGACACCCCGCACTTCGAGGGACGCCTGGTCAAACCCACATTCGCCGCCCGGTTCCTGGCCCGCGACGGCGCCGTGCTCCACGACAACCCCGACGCCTACCTGATCTGCGTCTACCGGCGCGACACGGCACTGTGTGCGCGCACCCCCCGCGACACCGCCCCCACCCTCAACGCCTGCGTGCCGGGCTGCAGCAACGCCGTCCGCACCGACACCCACGCATACGGCCTACGGGAGCGAGCCCGCAGCATCGACCAGGTCGCCGCCCACGCCCCGCCCGGCGTGCGCGACCGCCTGCACCGCACCGCCGAGCGGCTGCGCGCCGCCGCGGACACCCACGACCACAACGCCTTCACCCCCGGGAGTGACACGTGA
- a CDS encoding integrase, with protein MTAILAPEADPYLLPLPELDTPVIPAHLVIARHAHLSSCFGDMVWSLAPLIDNPSTYLFKIDWESCVECFREPLRLIAWTFLNGELRNSFVRERAARMRTRIAPDSAQRTVRAWMLMAHWLEKRGIVTLAACDRAVLHEYGLHLRDAGSGRANVRKQLLAVTRLWAFDQLTARPAGIPRPPWDEDGVDDYLPAETSTGGENAREVLAEETMGPLLIWAIRFVEDLADDILAAHAEARRLHQAAHTQQSTPAGRLALNAYLTQRVAGGDPLPATFHNGKPTLPRAYVAAVTGASLRQVAHACNRLDLSAIVTASPGLCPLDVPVTGRINGRPWRETIDYTEADTLLKHLVTAVFIVCSYLTGARPQEVLGLRAGCCPDPEPGPDGQSGRHVLRVHPEDVAPGPDEEDDEEPHLLIRSHHYKSATDPDTGHYLPGGAERAVPWVAITPVVNAIRVLERFVPDDELLFDAAIHDPSHARHRTGSLGNYAIAVRIEDFVTWVNNEAKTRDLPGETIVPDPHGRIGTARFRRTLAWHIARRPGGLVALAIQYGHMRTVLNTDESGRYGSRSRSGIHAYVDVETALATADTAADLHERMQDGEAISGPAARRAILAAANGPVFQGGLVGLDFVRKHAAARRHLAQDGTVLYDNPHALLLCLYKRDRALCAKDDQHNDAPSLDQCVPGCGNTVRTDQHATWLRRRADDLDRKAAHVPGPLAERRHATATRLRELADEHDRTRFTLRESPT; from the coding sequence GTGACCGCCATCCTCGCTCCCGAGGCCGATCCCTATCTCCTGCCGCTGCCCGAACTAGACACCCCGGTCATCCCCGCCCACCTGGTCATCGCCCGCCACGCGCACCTCAGCAGCTGTTTCGGCGACATGGTGTGGTCGCTGGCCCCGCTCATCGACAACCCCAGCACGTATCTGTTCAAGATCGACTGGGAGTCCTGCGTGGAGTGCTTTCGCGAGCCGCTGCGGCTGATCGCATGGACGTTCCTGAACGGGGAACTTCGCAACAGCTTCGTGCGCGAGCGCGCGGCCAGAATGCGGACTCGCATCGCCCCCGATTCGGCACAGAGAACCGTGCGGGCATGGATGCTGATGGCGCACTGGCTGGAGAAGCGGGGCATCGTCACGCTGGCCGCCTGCGACCGGGCGGTCCTGCACGAGTACGGGCTGCACCTGCGCGACGCCGGCAGCGGCCGCGCCAACGTGCGCAAGCAGCTGCTGGCGGTGACGCGGTTGTGGGCGTTCGACCAGCTCACCGCCCGGCCCGCCGGGATTCCACGCCCCCCGTGGGATGAGGACGGAGTGGACGATTATCTGCCCGCCGAGACCTCGACCGGCGGGGAGAACGCGCGGGAGGTGCTGGCCGAGGAGACCATGGGCCCGCTGCTGATCTGGGCGATCCGCTTCGTCGAGGACCTGGCCGACGACATCCTCGCCGCCCACGCCGAAGCCCGTCGCCTGCACCAGGCCGCCCACACCCAGCAGTCGACCCCTGCCGGTCGGCTCGCTCTCAACGCCTACCTGACCCAGCGGGTCGCTGGCGGCGACCCGTTGCCCGCCACCTTCCACAACGGCAAGCCCACCCTGCCCCGCGCCTACGTCGCGGCCGTGACCGGTGCCTCTCTCCGGCAGGTCGCTCACGCCTGCAACAGGCTGGATCTGTCAGCGATTGTGACGGCCAGCCCAGGCTTGTGTCCGCTCGACGTACCGGTCACCGGCCGGATCAACGGGCGCCCCTGGCGCGAGACTATCGACTACACCGAGGCCGACACCCTGCTCAAGCACCTGGTCACGGCCGTCTTCATCGTCTGCTCGTACTTGACAGGCGCCCGTCCCCAGGAGGTTCTCGGCCTGCGCGCGGGCTGCTGTCCCGATCCGGAACCCGGGCCTGACGGCCAGTCGGGCCGTCACGTTCTCCGTGTCCACCCCGAGGACGTCGCGCCCGGCCCGGACGAGGAGGACGACGAGGAGCCGCACCTGCTGATCCGCAGTCACCACTACAAGAGCGCCACCGATCCCGACACCGGCCACTACCTGCCCGGCGGCGCTGAGCGTGCGGTTCCCTGGGTCGCCATCACTCCCGTCGTCAACGCCATCCGCGTGCTGGAGCGCTTCGTCCCCGACGACGAGCTGCTGTTCGACGCGGCCATCCATGATCCTTCCCACGCCCGTCACCGCACCGGATCCCTGGGGAACTACGCGATCGCCGTGCGGATCGAGGACTTCGTGACCTGGGTAAACAACGAGGCCAAGACCCGCGACCTGCCGGGTGAGACCATCGTTCCCGACCCACACGGGCGGATCGGGACCGCGCGTTTCAGGAGGACGTTGGCCTGGCATATCGCGCGCCGGCCCGGCGGTCTGGTCGCCCTGGCGATCCAGTACGGCCACATGCGGACCGTCCTGAACACCGACGAGTCCGGCCGCTACGGCAGCCGCAGCCGCAGCGGGATCCACGCCTACGTCGACGTCGAGACCGCCCTGGCCACCGCCGACACCGCCGCCGACCTCCACGAGCGCATGCAGGACGGCGAGGCTATCTCCGGGCCCGCCGCCCGCCGGGCGATCCTGGCCGCGGCGAACGGCCCGGTGTTCCAGGGCGGCCTGGTCGGACTCGACTTCGTCCGCAAGCACGCCGCTGCCCGCCGGCACCTGGCCCAGGACGGCACTGTCCTCTACGACAACCCCCACGCACTGCTGCTCTGCCTCTACAAACGCGACCGGGCCCTCTGCGCGAAGGACGACCAGCACAACGACGCGCCCAGCCTCGACCAGTGCGTCCCGGGCTGCGGCAACACCGTCCGCACCGACCAGCACGCCACCTGGCTCCGCCGGCGCGCCGACGACCTCGACCGCAAAGCCGCCCACGTCCCCGGTCCCCTGGCCGAACGCCGACACGCCACCGCCACACGCCTGCGCGAACTGGCCGACGAACACGACCGCACCCGCTTCACCCTCCGGGAGAGTCCCACGTGA
- a CDS encoding EF-hand domain-containing protein: MSDYKVRTLELFDRLDVDRSGYINASDLTGAAAGRSVLITGIIEAADANKDGKVSREEMLNHVERAMVGRSPDTLPEYLRKFTAGAFTLMDADRTGTVSKAEFEQYLKARNTPAADEFAWLDRDRDGSITLDDLHIAAFTFFNSPIDCPRNWLLAAASA, translated from the coding sequence ATGAGCGATTACAAGGTTAGGACCCTCGAACTGTTCGACCGGCTCGACGTCGACAGAAGTGGCTACATCAACGCCAGTGACCTGACGGGCGCTGCCGCGGGGCGGAGCGTGTTGATCACGGGGATCATCGAGGCCGCCGACGCGAACAAGGACGGCAAGGTGTCCAGGGAGGAGATGCTCAACCACGTGGAGAGGGCGATGGTCGGGCGGAGCCCGGACACGCTCCCCGAGTACCTCCGCAAATTCACGGCCGGGGCCTTCACGCTCATGGACGCTGACAGGACTGGCACGGTCAGCAAGGCCGAGTTCGAGCAGTACCTGAAGGCTCGCAACACCCCCGCCGCGGACGAGTTCGCATGGCTCGACCGCGACCGCGACGGATCCATCACCCTCGACGATCTTCACATCGCGGCCTTCACCTTCTTCAACTCCCCGATCGACTGCCCGAGGAACTGGCTCCTCGCCGCGGCCTCCGCCTGA
- a CDS encoding HAD family hydrolase, whose amino-acid sequence MALIVLWDIDHTLIDNAGVSKEIYGAAFAAVARRQPSGPAVTDGRTDRLIMREMFDRDGLVQPDWDIVQAALEAAGRERSEELRQRGRALPGARDVLTAVGKEPGIISSVLTGNIAANARLKLAAFGLDGLVDLEVGAYGADRLERAALVHVACDRIRAAYTVPGRTVVTLVGDTPRDVEAALTNGVEIVAVATGVNSAAELRRAGASAVLPDLTDTAALMSHFKYLAAEGG is encoded by the coding sequence ATGGCGCTCATCGTCCTGTGGGACATCGACCACACGCTCATCGACAACGCGGGTGTGAGCAAGGAGATATACGGCGCAGCGTTCGCGGCTGTGGCTCGGCGTCAGCCCTCAGGTCCCGCCGTGACGGACGGGCGGACCGATCGGCTGATCATGCGAGAGATGTTCGACCGGGACGGACTGGTGCAGCCGGATTGGGACATCGTGCAGGCAGCACTCGAGGCCGCCGGCCGCGAACGGTCCGAGGAACTGCGACAGCGCGGCCGTGCGCTGCCCGGTGCCCGGGATGTCCTGACCGCAGTTGGGAAGGAGCCTGGGATCATCTCGTCCGTGCTGACCGGCAATATCGCGGCGAATGCCCGGTTGAAGCTCGCCGCGTTCGGACTCGACGGTCTGGTGGACCTGGAGGTCGGCGCGTACGGCGCTGACCGTCTTGAGCGGGCAGCGCTCGTCCATGTGGCCTGCGACCGCATCCGCGCTGCGTACACCGTTCCAGGGAGGACGGTTGTGACGCTAGTCGGCGATACCCCGCGGGATGTTGAGGCAGCGCTAACGAACGGGGTTGAAATTGTCGCCGTCGCTACAGGGGTCAACTCCGCCGCAGAACTGCGCCGAGCTGGTGCCAGTGCGGTGCTACCGGATCTGACCGATACCGCTGCTCTGATGAGCCACTTCAAGTATCTCGCGGCCGAGGGGGGCTGA